In one Musa acuminata AAA Group cultivar baxijiao chromosome BXJ2-5, Cavendish_Baxijiao_AAA, whole genome shotgun sequence genomic region, the following are encoded:
- the LOC103984751 gene encoding B3 domain-containing protein Os03g0120900-like has product MEFLLERKESFYITDKEEENSKQPPFNPPSSSPSLASTAFKWHDSSSGGGGDFSFMEKEHMFDKVVTPSDVGKLNRLVIPKQHAEKYFPLDLSASEKGLLLSFEDRTGKHWRFRYSYWNSSQSYVMTKGWSRFVKEKSLGAGDTVSFGRGVGDAARHRLYIDWKRRPERRGLARIPFPGFCFDRSTGPWSARLVVPPAVACDHTWQGRTYSAANSGIGAGQLLLPLYFTLPAPKPPQMAVQQVTSSRVPLVHDHAAVKRVRLFGVNLDCPDRGDDANYHRSVRQLHPTTALPFLQPLRAESQTLLASSSSQMSNQQRSPLDLCL; this is encoded by the coding sequence ATGGAATTTTTGCTTGAAAGAAAAGAGAGTTTCTACATCACTGACAAGGAAGAAGAGAACTCCAAACAGCCTCCCTTCAATcccccctcttcttctccttcactGGCATCTACTGCTTTCAAGTGGCACGATAGCTCGTCCGGTGGCGGCGGTGATTTCTCTTTCATGGAGAAGGAGCACATGTTTGACAAGGTAGTGACTCCCAGCGACGTCGGGAAGCTGAACCGGTTGGTGATCCCGAAGCAGCACGCCGAGAAGTACTTCCCGCTGGACTTGTCAGCCAGCGAGAAGGGGCTTCTGCTGAGCTTCGAGGATCGGACGGGGAAGCACTGGCGATTCCGCTACTCCTACTGGAACAGCAGCCAGAGCTACGTCATGACCAAGGGGTGGAGCCGCTTCGTCAAGGAGAAGAGCCTCGGCGCCGGGGACACCGTCTCCTTCGGCCGCGGCGTCGGCGATGCTGCACGCCACCGCCTCTACATCGACTGGAAGCGTCGACCGGAGAGGCGTGGCCTAGCCCGGATCCCTTTCCCTGGGTTTTGCTTCGACCGGTCAACCGGGCCGTGGAGCGCCAGGCTCGTCGTCCCACCGGCGGTGGCGTGCGACCACACCTGGCAGGGGCGCACGTACAGCGCTGCCAACTCAGGTATCGGAGCCGGACAACTTCTACTTCCGCTGTACTTCACTTTGCCGGCCCCGAAGCCACCACAGATGGCGGTGCAACAGGTGACCAGCAGCCGAGTGCCCCTTGTTCACGACCACGCCGCCGTTAAGCGAGTTAGGCTGTTCGGAGTGAACCTAGACTGCCCTGATCGAGGAGACGACGCCAATTACCACCGCAGCGTGCGGCAGTTGCATCCGACGACTGCTCTTCCGTTCCTCCAGCCGCTGCGCGCGGAAAGCCAGACACTGCTAGCCTCATCGTCTTCCCAAATGAGCAATCAGCAGCGTTCGCCACTGGATCTTTGTTTATGA